The genomic interval tAGCTTCTGTAGAAGTGCCAGGCTGTGCATACCAAGCGTTCCAGAGATGATGTCCATCTTGTGCATGATTCCATCCCGGTCTCCTATACCACCACCTCGAGATCCATACAGCCCCACAGCATGCACTTCATCCACAAAAGTGATCGCCCCGTGCTCGTGGGCCACATCGCACAGCTCTTCCAGGGGACAGACTGCACCTGGGAACCAAAGCAGCGACTGGCAGTTTAGGATTCCTTGTTCTCAGTTTGCAAGTACTTCCAAACATGAGGCATTCCAGAAGcctattttaatgtaaattctTATAGCACCGTACAGACGGTCTGAGCACTAACTGCactggaaagagagagaagggttTGATGTCAACTTACCATCCATTGAGTGAACAGTTTCAAATGCAACAATTTTAGGGGTAGATGGATCAGACTTCTTCAATAGTTCTCGAAGATGGTTGACATCATTATGGCGATATATGTGTTTTGGCACCCTGCTGTTTCGGATCCCCTGGATCATGGACGCGTGGTTTCCAGAATCAGAGTAGATTTCACACCCTGAGGGAACAGCCCAGTTACACTTTAAGTACAAAAGAGCATTAACTGATTCTCAGCACTGCTTTATGTACAGGAAGTGTTCAAGCAGCGTATTCTAGAAAGTAATGCTCTTGATCAAAAAAGCAAGTTGCAGATCATGAAGCAAAAGTATTTAAGGCTTATTTTAGCTGTTTAAAACTAACACAAACTTGAATCTTTAGGAAATACAGAAGGGTTTTTCCAAGTCCTTAATATTTTTATCTAACTCTTAACTTTTGAAGTTAAACCTGCCCTGACCTACAGGGGAGGGATAAAGAGGGAGAAGTTCACACTCACAGGTGGGAGGATACTTAATTCCTGCTACCTCATTTTCAGGTTGAATTTAAATGCAAGAGCAGAAGACTGTGCTTTTTGTCCAATGTCTTCTGCAGGTCCTCGCTCCTAGACCTCAACCTCAGTAGGCTGCTACTATGATTTGTGTGAGGCTACTATGGGGATCAGGATTTCTGAACATCCAAAACTTTGATTAGACATTCTAGAAAAGGACATGagattataaaaatatatttattttactattcTCCTGTTGAGTGCAGGAACAGTGAAAAAAGTGCCATGATTTTATAGTGGAGATTATGGTTCTGAATAGAACCAAGTTATGTTCCATCATGGAAAAGGTTACAGTAAGAATCTTTCCTTATGTCATATCAGGGTAGGAAAGCCCATGAGTTTTTGTGTTATTCTAAGTACTTTCTGGCTGTGCTTCATAAACAAATTTTCAGCAACTTCAAATTTTTCTTCCTACTGCtaataaaattactttcagtCTTTCAATAGGCTCTTTCATTCAAATTCAGGAAGAtactgaaactttaaaaattgtgTATATTTTGTTAATTCCTCATTATCTtgatgacaggaaaaaaaaaatcaagctttaAGAGCtgatgtttgtattttattattaccTCAGTAGGCTGCTACTATGATTTGTGTGAGTTTAACTTAATTTGAATATGgtattcagtaaaaaaaaatactttgctgaTAAGAGTAGGATGAATCCTCACTTTGAGTAGCCATTTGTGAAGTGCACTCCCAATTGCTTAGGGCAGGGTTCTGTTTTTTGTGATACACAGTGGATGCAGTTTGAGATCTCACCTGGCAGCATTTTAGCTAGAGTGAAGAGAGTGGAGTCATTGGCTACAAAGCAAGATGAGAACAACAGCGCTGCATCTTTTCCATGAAGATCAGCTAGTTCTTTTTCCAAATCAACATGAAATTTACTTGTTCCCGAAATATTTCTTgtgcctcctgctccagcaccatgTTGTTTCAGTGTTTCCCTACAGAGGGCCCAAAGAGAGGCATTAGTGTGACTGTGCAATACACAGATAAATACAGGATCATCGCCAAAAATATTCTAGTAAACAATTGGAGTATAGTTCTTAAAAGGAACTGGCTGCAAAAAGCAGCTGTCAGGTTTAGTATCTTTGAGCAACCTGCACAACTCAGGAATCTGTTGAGCTAAGAAATCAGTTACTGAGTACAGCTGCAATATACCACCCAATTTATCTGGTAACATCTGGTGGTTCCTCAGGGAAATCCCAGGAGCAGTGTCAGTGACTGACAGGCAGACTACAGCCCTGGAGCTAAACACTCAGTTACCTACTCCAGCTCAAGAGAACAGTGTAAGCTTAATTATACCAAGATTAATACCAGAAACAACTTATGTAGCACAGTATAGAAATCAATTATTCAAAAGCCTTCCCACAAAAGCTTCTGCAGGGCACTATAGCTTGAAATTGCCTCTTAAGAATATGGCCTTACTCACATAACTGCTCCACACACACGAGGGTGACGACTCATGCCCAGGTAATCATTGCTGCACCAGACAGACACCTCTTTCTTGGTGATGAGGGAATTGGTGTAGTCATCTGCCATGGGAAAGATCTGCGCCTTTCGGTTTACTGTTTTGAACACTCGGTAGGTGTGATCCTTCTTCttttcatctatttttttctcaaagaacTGATCATACTGGAAGGTGGATACAGCTGAAATGAGACAGAAACTTAAACACACACGAAATAATCACAAGAGACCAGGCCTGTGGGGGTTTTGCCAGACAATCTTACATTTTGGCAAGTTATCCTGAAGCAGATGAGAGACACTTTCCGGTCTTTGCTTCAGCACAATATCCTTAAACTTCTTGAGCAAACCACTCTGCTCTTCTCCCTCAGTCTCAATGTTCCTCACTGGGGAGGTAGTTGGTATTTTAGCAAATTCTGTACCTATAGACATGGTAATAAACTCCAGTGAGCTTAATCagtttgaaacaaaatgaagtagagttcagcaaagcaaatattttaagtaaCTCTAGCTCTTCCTTCTTTAGGAAGCATGTGCCTGAATCCGTATGGCCTGTTAGAATCAACTACTTTATTTGCTTACAATTTTGCACGGTacaagacaaaaggaaaacttgCTAATCAGTGACAATACAACACGTAATTATGACACATTTGGTTCATCATGACTCAGAAAACCACTCTATACAGCTACAGCATTTGTCTGAAAGAGCTGGTACACACCTAACTGAAAGCAGAGTTCTAGTCAGCTTCTTCCTTTTCGTTCCCAGTACTTTGTTTGGTtagcacagattttaaaattatgccaTAGAAAAACACTAAAGTAAAATAAGCTTCCTGAGACAGACAGCAAGGCTTTAACACTATTGGTGAAAAGTTCCTTCCTTTAAAGGACAGCCCTTCCGCATCAGGACTGCGAGCCAGACAACACCCTTTAGTTccataaacaacaacaaaaaaggtttCCTTGCTTTCCAGCTTGGATTTGTTTGTATAGTACGTTGATCCAGTTTTTTCCATCTCTGGATATATCACCTTTGTCTATATTAGCACCTTGGTAAAGCACTTTTCAGCCCTAAGCATCCACTTTGGGTGCAAGTGTTAAGTGTGATCCACACATTTAGAGCCAGGGTATTGGCATCCAGTATTCCCACACCAAAATCACCCAGGGGAACACAATACTGCAGGTATGCCATTTACACCTATATTCTCCAACAGCTTTTTATTGTGCTGTCCTATAATCCTACCCATATAATTTAAGTGGCAACTGTTAGACTTGGCACACTCCAGGGCAAAGTCAGGCTGCAGAAGCTCTTGGAAGGAACCAACACATAGAATACATACCTTTCCTGTCTGCCTGCATTTCCTGCACATCCTCCTGGAGTTCCAGGCTGGCTTTGCAGAAAACATTACTTTTCTTGTGATTCATCTGAGCTGCCAGGAATGGGCATTTGGTAGCAGAGCTCTggccagcaccagcagctgggtGGCCAGTAGGTAGCTGGGATCCATCTGTATTCTGTTGGGCCACCTCTTTGGCATTTTTGGCATCTGAGGTGGGggcagagaagggaaagaactTCAGCTTCATCATTTTAATAGAGTGACTTAAGCTCTTCTATCCCTTACCTTTGCAATTAATTTGGCACAAGCCATTCAGAACTATTTAACTGAGCAGTCACACTTCACTCATACAAGCACAAAATCCCATTAATACCAAAAGGGCATCTGATTTAAAACACTAGATGCAGCGCTGTACcctttgaaaggaaaaaccATCTCCCTCTTCCATTCCCAAAAGGGAGTTTTGTGGAGTTtttgaggtgggttttttttgagcagTTTGGCTGTTTTCAGCCACCCGTCCTTGGTTTGCTGTGCACCCCAACTCTTGCCCTGAGTGCCAGGGCCAGACCCCCCGCAGAACATCACCGGCTGGGGTGAAGCTCGGGGACAAGAGACCCCAGATCTGTGACCCCGGATCCCCAGCCAGAGCTCGCTGCAGGCCGGGCTCTGATTTGTGCCCATGCTTGATTAGCACGGACATTTAAAGGATTAAGCAACCCCATCTCGAGGCTGCCTATTCCAGAAGTTTCTttctactatatatatatatatatttatttttttatttcttaaggaCGCCGGGCCCTGTCCCTAGGAACGCTCCCCGCTACAGCTGCCGTGCCCCAGCCGCTGTCCCGCCGCCCGCCCCTGCCCCACTCACCCCGCCGGCCCCCGGGGGTCTCCTCCTCCGCCTGCTGCCCGCGGGCGGCGGACGTGGCCAGGGCGCGGGCGGCAGCTGGCGGGGCCGCCTCCATCATCCGCGGGCAGTGCTGGGCGTAGAGGAGCAGAGAGGGCCCGGCCTTCTGCAGGAACGCCTGCGAGACACGGGCCAGGAACGGGCAGCGCCGCACCACCGCCTCCATCCTCGCTGCTTCACGGGGGAACCGGACGTGACGAGAGCACCGCGGAGGCGACAGATACACCCGAGCAGCCCCCGCGCCGCTCGCCGCCTATATAGCCCCGGCGGGCACGGCGCAGGCGCGCTGCGCTGCTTCCCCGCCGCACGGCGCAGGCGCGGGCCGGACCCGGAGGCGGCTgccgggggggctgcgggggacCGGGGGTGGTTCGCATGGGGTTGGCGGGGTATGCGAGCGGCTCCCGGgtgctgtgaggagctgggggggctctgggcgCCGTGAGGGGACGGATAGGGCTGCCGGGGTGTGTGCGAAGAGACGGTGGGGCAGCCGGCCCCGGGGGCTGTAGGGGACGGCTAGTAAGGGGGTCACGCCCCCCCCCCTCCAAGAAGGCGGGCGGGCAGGCAGCTGTCCTGCTCTGGGGTTCCCCTCAGCCCCAGGCTGGGCAGCGCTTGTTTCCCAGAATTATTGCAGCCGCTCAGCCCCCGGGCAGTGGATTTGGGGGCCCCTGGTGCGGCTGTTCGTTGGAAAACACGAGCTGTGAATCAGCTGAGTGGGGAAACCCGGCGCCGCTCGGCGCTTCTCGTGTGTTCATTTCCCAGCACGGCGCCCTGGCTCCCCGTGCCGCCTCGCACAGGGCGCGGGGGTCTCGCCGCTGGTCGTGGTGGGATCCCGAACCCCTCCCTTCGCCCACAGCCGCTCTGAATCCAGCAGTTTCTCCACCTGTGATGCTCAGGCTTCCACCACTGTGTTTTTGAAGTGTGGTGCCGTTGCCTAGGTTTTGAAGATAAATACTCTTGTAGGAATGACAGCAGCAAGTAAAATTGAATCCTGCATGCTCTATTTTGCAATGGGCATTGaagtttatttgtttaaaagaatatttacaGGTGGGTAGTGATTAAAGGAGCTGTGGTTATACAAATCCATGTAAGCGTGTACTAACTACTGAAGTGtggaaagaacgaagaagaaagatgatgcttgttttcttttttttcctcatcttgcGAAACAAGAATTTCACGGAAGACAGGATTCAGGCCGAGTGCTGCCTCTCGGCCACGTGTCTCAGCCAGCTGAGGGGTGGCTTGCGCAGTTTGAGGCAAAAGTGGTTTTTCTAACAGGTACAGAGTTTTGAGGAGAGCTCTTTTAAAGCTCATTCTCCCTTGACTGGTATCTTGTGTGTCGTCATGGTGTGTAGTTAAGGTCCTTGTATTAGAGTGATTAGGAAAATACAAAACCTATGTAGAACTGTGGCTGCTGAACCCAAGTTTGGATACCAAAAGCATTGGTTGGTTTTTACATGTTACAAATTGATCTTTAGATAACTCCTCTGCTGGCAGGCAGGGGGGAGACCAGCAGGATATTTGCCCGAATCTCCTCAACACTGACTCACTTTGAGGATGCTGGCTGCAAGGTGTGTGGACTTTGTGAACTAAATAAGCAGATAAAGAGAACCGCAACCTTAAACCATAGCCAAACGGCAGGGTCGCTGTCAACTCCAGTGCACTATTAAACTCTGAGGTAGGAAACAGGACAGAGTTTGCCCTTGCGTATTCCTTGTGGGGCCCTGCAGAGAGTAGATATGGCCTTATGAGGCAGGTTTTAGTGGGGTTAGATGTTTTTTTGAACAAGTTTGCTTCTTGCTTATTAGGAATTTATTACAGTGTTAAGAAGTCTCAGTGCTTAGATCTTAAACATTTTAACTCATTTCATCACTGTATTGCAGAAGTTACTGTTAAGAAACAGCCTTTCATCAGTGGGCATTGTTAAACTAGATACATACTAGTTTTAATTTGTTCAGTAAATAAATGATTAAACTAACGCTATCATATATTATCTGAGTCTGCATAGCAGTTGTGATAGCAAGAGTCTTGGTCATTTGGTAATACTAGGACAGTGCTTCAAATTATTACTTCCGTTTTCTCATGGAAAGTgctcatagagtagtttgggttggaggggaccttcaaagctcatctagtccagctcccctgcaatgagcagggacatcagtTAGTGTTACATGCCTCACATGCCTCAAGTATTTACATTTTGCAAAATATAATAGTTAATTAGCACTTGAAGGTTAAAGATATCTGATTTGTGTTCCAGATTGttgctcttccctttctcctgacCATCAACATTTGGATCTCTACCCTGAAGCTTTGTATCATATCAGTTACTATAAAAAAGGAGGACATATCATGATATTGTGCCACATAAATACCTGATGAATGTCCTAGGAGCAGAGAGTTAATGTTTCTGAACCTAAGGGATCACTCCAGTGCTCCTTggattaatttcagttttaacaaCATAATTCAAATCCCTTATGCTTGATTTATAGTGTGTTGATAGTacttttccttctatttttccCTTATTAATTGACCATGGCACTTAGCtccagagggacagagaaagggaataTGAGTTCTGTTGTAAGAGGCACCAGGGAAAGGTGTTGTGCAAACGGGCTGGCAGAGTACTGCCACAGGCTGCAGAGCTCATCTGCGTGGCACCTGCCGCAGCAGATTCCATCCCACAAAAATCCTTTTTCATCCTGATAATCTTCACTGCAGCATCTTACCATGTTGCAAGATTGAAGTACCTTAGTCTACGCTGTTGCTGGAATGCAGAAGCTTGTGGTTTTGTATTCAAAAGTGCATGTGAAGTCTCAGGCCTGAAGAGCATCTGCTTTTTACGCAAATGTCATTCAAGGCTGGCAGCTGAGACACAGCGACCTTGGCTGCGATACGAAGATCTCCAAGTGGAGCAGAACTCTCAGCTTTCCTGTCAGAGTACCCTACAATCTGCACTATTAATCAGACCCCGCAATAACGCTTCTTTAGAGCTTGGTTTTGGTGAATTTATTTAACCTTGTACGTGACAGAAGTTGCGCAGAGCTGAATAACAATGGAATGACATTAACTTGACCTTCATCCTGGAGAACTGCCGAAGGAACGTGTCCTTGTCAGTGCAGAGACGACTGAGAGCTCTGAGACCAACAGAGCAGGGAAAAGTCAGGGGAAAAGGGTGTCttctcagctgctctgctggttCAGTCCCATTGGAAATATTGCCAGAGCTTACAAGTTGCAGGTGAAGTAAATACTAATAAAGCTGCtattaattaaaatttcttACTGCTTAAGTGGATTAATTAAATGGTATTTAAAGATGTTAATTGTGGCAATGTATTACTGTCATCCTACAGGGCTCAGGAGAAACTAGCCTGAGCTGCTATGCAAATGCCACTTGCTACACGACAGAAGGACTTCAGAGTGTGACAAGGGACAGTGCCTCAGCAGCCACAGGGGAACAGGGAGCCTGTGTGGAGGGAGCAAACAGGCTCACCCAGCCTGGCTGGAGAGAGGCCAAAGGTACGGCGGGCTGGGGAGAAGGAACAGCTGCCTCGGAGTATGTAAAGGGAAGAGTAGCaattaataaagaaggaaaatggtTAAGTTGAGGGGATAGCATTGATGTGAGAATAAATTTATTCAGCTGGCTATGTCaaagtttgggttggaaggtaTAGTTCCTGGCTGTGACTGGGGTTTTGGAGCCAGTACTGGATATGCTGGGTACCAGATGGGTTTAGCAGAGGAAGCTGAATCTGCCTGAAAGATCCATCTGATGGGGGAAGGGGAGACGCTCAGCTACACTGAGAGGCTCTGCTGAGTTTAGGTTTCTAAAGCCCATTCCATTCCGATGATTTGTCGATTTCTTTGCTAAATAAGTtgcaagaggggaaaaacaagGTTAAATTCCAGCAGTTTGAGAGGTGGATGAGAAGCCATAGAAAGTGCTTCTCATATAGCAattgaaatggggaaaaaaaaatcccctgcCACAGGGTCAAGTTGATTTCTGCAGATGTCCATGGAGAACTGCTGCTGAAGATGGTCTCTTTCCATTTTACCATTTTACCATATAGGCTCAGGTCTAAGTTACCTTCAATACACTTCTCTCAAGCACATTTTGCCCAATATTCCTGGAAACAGAACTTGATTCACAGGTTTGTAGCCTTCATCTGGCCTCATGTCTGTCAGCAGTTAGCTCCTTTCATGGCATTTTAATGAGTGTTATGGTTTTAAGAGAGCTTTTAGATACTTCAATAGAAAAACTAGAATCAAAGCCCCTCTGCACTCAGCCTGTCCAAATGAAAGCAGATAACTATGCTATTAGCAACATTTAATCCCTTTAGCCCACTTCTGAAGTCAGAGCTGTACATATTCCTAATTTTTTCCCACCCAGTCAGGGTCACAGAGGGCGAGCCAGAAAAAcatttccccctccccatgcACAAGCCACTGTCTATATTGAGATCTGAATTTTCCAAGGGAGGGGATGTGATCCTGACATCTGGATTTAATCCAGACTCAAATTCCAGGCTTATATCTGAGAACTTCCACCTCTAGTCCTGAGACCAGCAGTTCTCAGAGAGAACCTAGTTTACCTTTTAAGGCAAAATTCGAGGGCTGTGATAGTAGCTGCATAGTGAAAATTCTTCTCATGCTGAATTTCTTTAACAGATTTTCCTCATTTGTATCCAGTGTCTTATTGACATGACAGAACAGGAAATCTCATTTCTTTATAGGAGCCTCTAATTGTCAGAGAATTCAACCAAGCTGGAAGAGCTGCTGAAAGCTGAGGCACACGTGACCTGTTGCAGAGTGACTGGGCAGCACCCCTGTTTCACAGACACAGGCCAGGCAAGCTTCTTACCCTATCTCATACAAACAAGTGCTGAGTTGTTTTCCTCCCCAATATAATGgatatcttttaaaattcatgaaCTGCTGGTGGGCCCTCACAGGGGTGTTGGGTCAGGACACTATTGGCCATCTGCTGGCCCCCGGATGTTGCCCTGTTGCAGAGGGTTTTGGTCACCTGGCAAAGTCCAATATCAGGGGCATGACTCAGCTCAATGGGGACTGCAGAAGCTCTTGCCACCCTCAGACAAGGTCCCCTGCCCTTCTCTTGAAGGGCACCACTCCCACACCAGGGCTGCTGCGCTCTACAGCCCATCAGCCAGCAGTCACTTATCTTAATTCCAGTTTATCTCTCCAGTTGCTTCAGATGTGGAAGATCACACAAtaagtcttttcttctcctgtatCCTGGAGTTGGTCTTGTTTTGTGCAGCACACATCAGGAAATGAACCACAAATCCTTCCAGCTACTGTGGGCTTTGCTGCACTTGCAATGATTTGCATTCACACCCTTGTTTGCTCCTCTCTCTCAcagtttttctccttctcttagAAAGAATCAGTAAACTCCAACtagtatatttttaattaggaTTATTGCTGGGCTTCAGCCTGTCTTTTTCTTGCATGTCTCAGCCCTTCTTTTTTCTCATTAGCTACTCAGGCAGAGACACCACCTTCTGTGTCCAGTTTAGGCACTTGAACTCTGCACAGTCAGCAGAGAGCACAAGTACCTTAGAAAAAGTGGATCTGGGTGCTTCCCGTGTGAAGGTGCAAGAGCATGGGGAAAGGACAGCTCTGCAGTCAGAGCTCTCTGCAACCGGAGTTTCCAGAAGGGAGTTCAGTAGATAGCCTGCTCCTCTCTATGTAGGACAGACAGCTGACAGAGGGGAAGAAGCGGGTGTCTCTCCTTCATCTGCATTTCAATGCTTCAGGCCCAGAGAGACACTCAGGTCATGTTTAGATAGCAAAGCATCTTTGCTACACCAGGTAGCTCTAGTGAGCTCCTACTGCTGCTTGTATCTGTGTTAGTGTGGGCATTGGAAGGAAGGTGGAAGTCAAAGTAGAAGCAGGATTGTAAAAGTCCTTGAAAACAAGAAATCGACCCACAGCAGTGAAAAATACTGTGCTGGAGCCCATAGGCTGTCTCTCTTAAAGCAGTGTCAATGTTAGGACTTCTCTGTCAAGCAGAAGATTGCTAGAAATCAAGGGCATATGTTGTTGTCTCCCTGTTGCCCTGTAAAAATGTACTGATTTTGGCTAGTAtagagttagttttcttcaaAGCAGGTTGCatggggctatgttttggatttgtgatgaagatagtgttgataacacaggggtGTTTTAGTCATTGCTGAACACCGCTTGCACAGCGTCAAGGGTTTATCTATGTCTCCCACTTCCCTGCCAGTgaggaggctgggggtgcacaagaagctgggaagggGCACAAGGGGGCaaagctgggacagctgaccatAGGGGTATCCCAGACCATATGACATCAAGGTCAGCAAGAAAACTGGGGGGTGGAGGCTGGTCAGGACTGCTGTTGCTCAGGGAATGGCTGGGTATCGGTCAGTTAGTGCTGAgcaattgttttgttttgcatcacttgtttttcttgggtttggtggatttttttctctgtggtttTTGGTGTTATGTTTTCACACTTTTACCCTTTCGATttcctcccccatcccactgtgaAGTGAGTGAGTAGCTGTGCAGGGATTAGCTGCCTACCAGGGTTAAAACGTGACAAAAAATCACTTATCTGACTTGTCTACCTGTCCCATGGGACCCCACAGGCACCTTATAAGGCAGTAGCATATTCAGGTGCCCTCACTACTCCCCGGTCACCCCAGACTCAGTCTAACATGGTAAGTTAAATCCTTTATATACGCTGATACAATTTTATCAAAAAATTTTATCAATTTTATCTCCCAGGTGGAGTAATACAAATAAGATTGCCTTTTCAGCCTGGAAATAGGGATAAAGGCATGCTGTGAAGCCCTAGTAGTCTCTGACCTTTTTTTGGGTGGGGAAAATGATGGGATTTCAAAAGGCTGTTGTCTTAAATTGTCTGTTGTAGGTACAGTACACCTACAAGCAAGGCTagctgttgtggtttgtttcatcaaaggcttatttttctcttttgcattggctattttaatttcttctgcaagAATTGATATTTCAGTGAAGTAAAGAGAAGCATTTCAGAATGAGAGACCTGCTGATGACATGAGAAGGTGGGGGAAAATGCCCTTCCTGACTAGAACCAAGCTGGAAATTCTATGTCAGTGTTGCCCCATGAACACATACCCAGTGAGGCAACAGGACTCTTCTGTTATCTGGGTGGCTTTTCTTCTTATCCAGCTGTTCCACAGCGTTAGATATGGCTGGTATCGAGACAGTCTTAAGAACTGTCTTGGAGAAAGCAAGCAATAAACAGA from Columba livia isolate bColLiv1 breed racing homer chromosome 10, bColLiv1.pat.W.v2, whole genome shotgun sequence carries:
- the ALAS1 gene encoding 5-aminolevulinate synthase, non-specific, mitochondrial; its protein translation is MEAVVRRCPFLARVSQAFLQKAGPSLLLYAQHCPRMMEAAPPAAARALATSAARGQQAEEETPGGRRDAKNAKEVAQQNTDGSQLPTGHPAAGAGQSSATKCPFLAAQMNHKKSNVFCKASLELQEDVQEMQADRKGTEFAKIPTTSPVRNIETEGEEQSGLLKKFKDIVLKQRPESVSHLLQDNLPKSVSTFQYDQFFEKKIDEKKKDHTYRVFKTVNRKAQIFPMADDYTNSLITKKEVSVWCSNDYLGMSRHPRVCGAVMETLKQHGAGAGGTRNISGTSKFHVDLEKELADLHGKDAALLFSSCFVANDSTLFTLAKMLPGCEIYSDSGNHASMIQGIRNSRVPKHIYRHNDVNHLRELLKKSDPSTPKIVAFETVHSMDGAVCPLEELCDVAHEHGAITFVDEVHAVGLYGSRGGGIGDRDGIMHKMDIISGTLGKAFGCVGGYISSTSSLIDTVRSYAAGFIFTTSLPPMLLAGAIESVRTLKSAEGRVLRRQHQRNVKLMRQMLMDAGLPVVHCPSHIIPVRVADAAKNTEICDKLMSQHSIYVQAINYPTVPRGEELLRIAPTPHHTPQMMNYFLEKLLATWKDVGLELKPHSSAECNFCRRPLHFEVMSERERSYFSGMSKLVSVSA